One window from the genome of Rhodococcus sp. ABRD24 encodes:
- a CDS encoding (deoxy)nucleoside triphosphate pyrophosphohydrolase: MTGAGEREVVAAAVIRDGRLLLAQRTRPPELAGLWELPGGKVEPGETPAEALRRELREELGVEVIAGDRVGVDVPLRDGLVLRAYRAEMTSGTPEALDHSALCWVDAAELREIALVHNDREWLPELAALLGGT, encoded by the coding sequence ATGACTGGCGCAGGCGAACGGGAGGTCGTGGCCGCGGCCGTGATCCGCGACGGCCGCCTGTTGCTCGCTCAGCGCACCCGGCCGCCGGAGCTGGCCGGACTGTGGGAGTTGCCCGGCGGCAAGGTGGAGCCGGGGGAGACGCCGGCCGAGGCGCTGCGGCGAGAGCTGCGCGAGGAGCTCGGGGTGGAGGTCATCGCGGGCGATCGCGTCGGCGTCGACGTGCCGCTGCGTGACGGACTGGTGCTGCGTGCCTACCGGGCCGAGATGACCAGCGGGACGCCGGAGGCGCTCGACCATTCGGCGCTGTGCTGGGTGGATGCCGCTGAGCTGCGGGAGATCGCCCTGGTGCACAACGACCGGGAATGGCTGCCGGAGCTGGCCGCGCTGCTCGGCGGAACCTGA